A region from the Mustela erminea isolate mMusErm1 chromosome 10, mMusErm1.Pri, whole genome shotgun sequence genome encodes:
- the LOC116568216 gene encoding 60S ribosomal protein L30-like, whose product MVVAKKMKKVLESLYSGLQLIMESRKYVLGYKQTLKISRHSKVKLIVLANNCPALRKSEIEYYAILAKAGVHRYNGNTIELGLECGKYCGVCTLAIVDPGDPDIIRSMPEQIGEKQNTSQL is encoded by the exons ATGGTGGTtgcaaagaagatgaaaaaggtACTGGAGTCTCTTTACTCTGGGCTCCAACTCATTATGGAAAGTAGAAAGTATGTGCTTGGGTACAAGCAGACTCTGAAAATTAGCAGACACAGCAAAGTGAAACTGATTGTCCTTGCCAACAACTGTCCCGCCTTGAGGAAATCTGAAATAGAGTACTATGCCATTTTGGCCAAAGCTGGTGTCCATCGGTACAATGGCAATACTATTGAATTGGGTTTAGAATGTGGGAAATACTGTGGGGTATGCACACTGGCTATCGTTGATCCAGGTGATCCTGATATTATTAGAAGCATGCCAGAACAGATTGGTGAAAAGCAAAACAC GAGTCAGCTGTGA